tgacctggcctccacaatcacccaacctcaacccaaaaaaacagataaagcaacacctcacggcacaacgcctctcccatatttgacctagatagtttgtgtgtatgcattgatatgtaggctacgtgtgcctttaaaattgttttatGTAGTTTTGTCTTTGAGCCGCTCTTGTCTGTTGATGttctgtgttatgttatgtttcatgttttgtgtggaccccaggaagagtagctgctgcttttgcaacagctaatgggcatcgtaataaaataccaaataccaaaatgagatggtttgggataagttggaccgcagagtgaaggaaaagcagccaacaggtgctcagcatatgtgggaactccttcaagactgttggaaaagcattccaggtgaagctggttgagagaatgccaagagtatgcaaagttgtcatcaaggcaaagcgtggctactttgaagaatctaaaatctaaaatatattttgatttgtttagcacttttttttagttactacatgattgcatatgtgttatttcatagttttgatgtcttctctattattctacaatgtgaaaaatagtaaaaataaataaaatcccttgaatgagtaggtgtgtccaaacttttaattGGTTCTGTGCAttctgcaatagtctatgtgcaggggggctagtgtaattctcctgtcttatcttatcttatctatatctatagtgctgcagagatgggccTGAGCCCTATGACCATTGCATCATTACTACCTGGCCTGAAGACTCCCTAGTCCACCTGGTTTTGCCTGCAGctgtggaaccctgacctgttcactggacatgtTACTTTATCCCGGGACCTGCTGTTTagtttctcctctgtctccatcgacctctcaacctctgaatgctgGGCTATGAGAAGCCAACTGAcctttactcctgaggtgctgacctgttgcgtcctctataaccactgtgattattatttgaccctgctggtcacctatgaacgtctaaacatcttgaagaaccatctggccttaatggccatatacagtgcattcagaaagtattcagaccccttgactttttccacattttgtgacgttaaagccttattctaaagcgGATTTTAAAAAATCTCCCcgtcatcagtctacacacaataccccattatgacacagcaaaaacaggttttcagacatttttgaaaatcacTATTAAGAGAAAAACCCTGgcaatgtcacatttacataagtattcagaccctttactcagtactttgttgaagaacctttggcagcgattacagcctggcgtgttcttgggtatgacactacaagcttggcacacctgtatttgtcacattcttctctgcagatcctctcaagctgtgtcaggttggatggggagctacacagctatttttagttctctccagagatgttcgatcaggttcatatccgggctctggctgggccactcaaggacattcagagacttgtcccgaagctactcctgcgttgtcttggctgtgtgcttagagttgttgtcctgttggaaggtgaaccttcgccccagtctgaggtcctgaatgctctggagcaggttttcatcaagaatctctctgtacctttctacattcatctttccctcgatccttactagtctcccagtccctgccactgaaaaacatccccacagcatgatgctgccataaccatgattcactgtagggatggtgccaggtttcctccagacgtcacgcttggcattcaggccaaaaagttcagtcttggtttcatcagaccagagaatcttatttctcatggtctgagagtctttagatgccttttggtaaaatacaagcgggctgtcatgtgccttttactgaggagtgtcttccgtctggccactctcccataaaggcctgattggtggagtgctgcagagatggttgtccttctggaaggttcccccatctacacagaggaactctagagctctgtcagagtgatcgtCGGGTTCTTGATCCCCTCccggaccaaggcccttcttctccgattgctcagtttggctgggcggccagttctaggaagagccttagtggttccaaacttcttccatttttgaatgatggaggccactgtgttcttggggaccttcaatgctgcagacattttttggtacccttccccagatgtgtgcctcgacacaatcctgtctcggagctctacaaacaattccttggacctcattgcttgtttttttgctctgacatgcactgtcaactgtgggaccttatatagacaggtgtgtgcctttccaaatcatgtccaatcaattgaatgtaccataggtggactccaatcaagttgtagaaatagcgcaaggattatcaatggaaacaggatgcatctgagctcaattacgagtctcatggcaaagggtctgtatacttatgtaaataaggtatttctcgtctttgcaaaaatgtctgaaaacctgttttcactttgtcattatgtcgTATTaggtgtagatttatgaggggaaaaatgtattgtatccattttagaataaggttgtaacataacaaaatgtggaaaaagtcaaggggtctaaattatttccaaatgcactgtatcatactaaatggagggatACAAATTGACATCCCAAATCCTACAAATTTCCTCTGAGGCCCTTGTGCACAGTCATTTCACAACATTTCTTAATGCAATCCGGGGAGAAACACACTTTGAAAGCAGCTTTCATGGCCACTGTTAAGAGGGAGATCCTAGCTTTCCATTACTACTACATTTATTTCTGCTCTTAAAAATATGTGAACTGCACCATTTTAAAACATGAGTTTTTAGAAACAGCTTGGTTTAGGCGTTACAGGAGgtatatgtgtcacgtcctgaccagtaataggggttatttgtattgtagtttggtcaggacgtggcagggggtatttgttttatgtggttcggggtggttggttgtttagaagggtatttgatttattatttccgggttttgggctatgttatatgttttgtatttctatgttcattctagtattagtatttctttgtttaggtcattgggtgttggactctcaattggaggcatgtgtttcctagttgcctctgattgagagtcctatatataggtatgtgtttgtgttggtagttTGTGGGAGGTTGTGCTAGGTATAGCCTTAATGCCCTGTTATTCAGCGGTGTGTATTgggtacgtgtttattttggtttttccttctttgccaattcaataaaagaagatgagtgcacataaccctgctgcgttttggtccgacaatgatttttctttatcatCTGACGAAGAAGATTGTGACAATATGTATACATCAATGCATCGCTTAGCCATTCTAGCATTGTCCAGTGCATTGTCCAGCCATTCTATCTTGCCAAGTGGTTGTTAGCAAGCTGACAGCaggctaggtatcaacagccaatcCAGAACATGTTGGAAACTATAGTGAACTTCTATTGGTCAATCGCGCCATGATATTGCCGAGTATTAGCATAAACTTCATGGTTTCGTTCTGTAAGACGGAACAATGGGCAGAATTGAATTCAACGGACACGGTACTGTGCTGAACAACCAATTGAAAATGGTAATCGCCCCCAGAGggctaaatgtattttattttatttgtattttttatttaaccttcatttgactaggcaagtcagttaagaacaaattcttatttacaatgacggcctatcaaaAGGAAAAAGGGACGGGGGCTAaattacataaaaatatatgacaaaacacacatcacgacaagagagacaacacaacactacataaagagacaacaacatagcatggtaggcAGTAACAGAATTCTGTTGTAacagataggcctacattattcaGTGTTTGTACATCCTTGGCTGAGTACCAGTGGAAAGTTTGGGACAGTCAAGTCAGCAATAGCCTATGTTGCCAGCAACAAGATAATGTTTTGAGTTCAtgatctagctaatgattagcTCACTGGGGTAAATGAAGATGGGCAACCCCATGCTACAGGTTATCATGCTTATTGCTAAATAACACACCTGCCTGATAATATGGACCGATATGGTGTTGGGCTCATTTCTagaaaaattatattttagatcGTGTCAGCATgattttattttcattcattttggagtAATAAAATCAGTCTGAAAAGTCCAAAGTAATTAGCCTCTCTGTTCCCAGGTAGACCAACACAATACTTTTATTCATAATAGAATCTTCAGGACTGGACATGAATTCCTATACAAcggatgggtcccattatgtctggcaAAAACcgaacactgcattccacagtaagaacctcataccaacggtcaagcatggtagtggtagtgtgatggtttggggatgctttgctgcctcaggaccttgATGATTTGCCTTAACAGAAGGAACCATGAaatctgctctgtatcagagaattctacagcagaatgtcaggccatccgtctgtgagctgaagctgaagcgcagctaggtcatgcagcaagacaatgatccaaaacacacaatcaagtctacagtcatggccaaaagttttgagaatgacacaaatattaatttccaccaagtttgctgcttcagtgtctttagatatttttgtcagatgttactatggaatactgaagtataattacaagcatttcataagtgtcaaaggcttttattgacaattacatgaagttgatgcaaagagtcaatatttgcagtgttaacccttctttttcaagacctctgtaatctgctctggcatgctgtcaattaacttctgggccacatcctgactgatggcagcccaatcttgcataatcaatgcttggagtttgtgggtttttgtttgtccacccgcctcttgaggattgaccacaagttctcaatgggattaaggtctggggagtttcctggccatggacccacaatattcatgttttgttccctgagccacttagttatcacttttgccttatggcaaggtactccatcatgctggaaaaggcattgttcgtcaccaaactgttcctggatggttgggagaagttgctctcggaggatgtgttggtaccattctataTTCATGGCTGAGTTCTTcgacaaaattgtgagtgagcccactcacttggctgagaagcaaccccacacatgaatggtctcaggatgcctTACTGTTGGAATGACACGGGACTGATGGTAGCGTTCACCTTGTCTTCTCGGACAAGCTTTtctccagatgccccaaacaatcggaaaggggattcatcagagaaaatgactttaccccagtcctcagcaatccaatccctgtaccttttgcagaatatcagtctgtccctgatgtttttcttggagagaagtggcttctttgctgcccttcttgacaccaggccatcctccaaaagtcttcgcctcactgtgcgtgcagatgcactcacacctgcctgctgtcaTTCCTGAGCAAgatctgtactggtggtgcccagatcccgcagctgaatcaactttaggagatggtcctggcgcttgactttcttgggcgccccgAAGCCATCTTCATAACAATTGAACcgttctccttgaagttcttgatgatccaataaatggttgatttaggtgcaatcttactggcagcaatatccttgcctgtgaagccctttttgtgcaaagcaatgatgacggcacgtgtttccttgcaggtaaccatggttgacagaggaagaacaataattccaagcaccaccctcatttcgaagcttccagtctgttattcgaactcaatcagcatgacagagtgatctcgagccttgtcctcgtcaacactcatatctgtgttaatgagagaatgactgacatgatgtcagctggttcttttgtggcagggctgaaatgcagtggaaatatttatttgggattcagttcatttgcatggcaaagagggactttgcaatgaattgcaattcatctgatcactcttcataacattctggagtacagtatatgcaaattgctatCATACaatctgaggcagcagactttgtgaaaattaatatttgtgtcattctcaaaacttttggccacgactgtacatgaaaatttatttggaatggcctagtcaaagtccagacctaatcccaatttaGATGtagtggcaggacttgaaattagcagttcatgcttgaaaacccagaAATTAAGCTGAATTAAAGCAGTTCTGAATgcaagagtgggacaaaattcctccacagcaatgtgagagactgatcaacaactacaggaagcatttggttgcagtcgttgcagctaaaggtggcaataccaattattgagtgtaagggggcaataaCTTTTTAACACAGGGGAATATGGTGTTGCGTAACTTGGTTAATTAAATAGATCAAATTAAGTATCCATtcttttgttatttgtaaactcatgttccctttatctaatattatgttttggttgaagatctgataacattcagttaCAAAAacatgcaaaaatagagaaaatcagaaaaggggaaatactttttttatataaacactgagtgtataaaacattaagaacaacttcctaatattgaattgcaaacgcccctttttccctcagaacagccttctacagggatgctggcctatgttgactccaatgcttcccacagttgtgttaaattggctggatgtccctatgggaggtggaccattcttgatacacacggaaaactattgagtgtgaaaaaccaagGGTTTTGGTGATGATTTTCTAAACTGTTAGTTAGACCAACAGTTTAAAGTAATATTGAAAAATATTGTTATTTGAGTTGTTTTTGGGGTATATTGGCCAAATGATCAGGAAAGTTGTTGGTGTATTTTCCCTCCAACATTCATCAGAAACAACCATATTACAGTTATTTGTTTAAAAATGCCTTAGTAAGTTACATAGTATATGATACTGCTGTTTTCTCATTCGTCCCTTTTTTTCCCTGGTCTCAGCACATTTTCGCCCACTCACCATGGTCAAGTCTGTTTACACAGTCATGAGACCGAGACTCCTTCCACCATTGTCACGGTGATAGCAGAAAAGAATGGCCTTCAGGCCAAAGATGGTGGGTAACTGAAGGCAGTTCACTCAGGCCTTTTACCATTGTATGCTTAAGGGGGGCGTGGTTCTCCATAGACACCAATGCGATAGCGGTCTGCTTAGTCCTTGACTTCCATTGAAACAGAACCATTGAGGGAGTGGAACATCTCgcttcctcttctgtttctgcttgAGACTCCAGAATGCTGAGTCACAATGACAAGGCAGAAATACAGCCAGGGCAGAGCCTGAGTCATTCCATACTGTAGTAGAACCAACAGGAGGTTATGACAGGAGGactgggaaggagggagggaaataagaatagaggggagggggaaagagTACAGACTAAAAATGCTGTGTCACCCTTCAGAACTTCAAACGAAAGAGTAATGTAACGGTTAATCATTTACAGTATTACTATCACTTCTGTTTATAACATTAACTTAAGAACATTCTTAGTTTTTACAGTAAAATTGTAATGCTAAGAGATGGATAAAAATGTACAGGGTgggtacctggaggaaaatgggagAGGGTCATGccttttcaatttcagtcaagagGAGGGTTCAGAATTTTTttaatctagtccaggggagggtcatgtaatttgtaatttaagaaatgtcaatatttctcagtgttttagaattcattgcttattaggctatatatcgaTGTTTGCCCGATTCCACCCGGTTCTCTGCTGGAAATGCAATATGAAGtgtgcctataggctatttagcatggtctcaatcaaatgattcatagcctataggctataggctatgaagtgcatgctcagagaagcacagagcaaagttatatttctaagatagctgctgggatCGCGTAAATAAAACTAgactgcattacacactgcaatggatattccaacaCTGAGGCCTGCTCTGTCCTTGCTGATCAAAACCGTTTTTTGTGCAGGCTAACCAATCCTGTGCTGTGTAGGACTACAGTCgcagttcaggaggagagtcaaagaATTCTTCAGAAAATTCTTTTTTATTAGGCGAGTCCAAAAAATGCAGTATCTTGCACGTAaactagcctatagcctatgttctgttcagtttgagaaggagagcaTTTGAGGATTTGttagcttgctactactataattgattttaagaaaaacaatatgtttctcGCCCATGATgtaccgccgctggaggttctggactgcgggacgccgctgaagactctggactgcgggctgtcgctggagggtccggaaagcgggccgtcgctggaggttcctgaCTGCagcccgtctcaggaggttcaaaaaatataaatatatatgtccCCCCacatctaaaaccaaagttgcgcccctggtaaTAATAGTGGGAGGGAGcaatagggagagagggggagggggaaagagTACAGACTAAAAACACTGTGTCACCCTCCAGAACTTCAATTGAAAGAGTTATGTAATGGTTAACCATTTACATTATTACTTACTGTTTATAACGTTGTGTGGCTGGTCACATGATTGACCCGGTCGTGACCGTAataacaagtaaaaaaaaaataacagaccGAGATGAAGAGGTCAAGGCGAGAGCATTtactctgcccaaaatctgtccgCGTGAGATAAGGCCATTTATGTGTGGAGGTTAATAACAGAGTGTCAAATTACTTAAGGATTTAGATCGAATAGAAATTTCGTAATGGTTAAGCTTTTACAAACGCCGACATATATATTATATGTTGATGCACGTTGTAttccggcaactttgagaaaaacgaCGTTTAGTTGTGCGTGTTGTTTACACGCGTACCTGCCCTCTCATTGGTTAGAATCTTGCCTGTCTTCAATCGTTGaacacatgtatttccattgttagagtggtCACTCGTCTCTCTTGTTAATATAATAAATAATCATTGCTTTAGGTCATGAGGTGTATCAGTGGGCTCGTCGTCAAATGATCCGCCTAGTTCCTGTTGAAATTCTAAAGGTGATTGGCTACGCTCTGTGAGGGTGGAGTTCACTGACGCGTTCCGTTCGGAACAATAAATAGAGGGAACAAGGCTCCTTCCAGTTCACAAGTCTGAGAAGACGCATGAAGAAGTTCTTGCTTCAACAGTGATTGAACGGAACTCCTCTGCCTTCGTCCCGCATTATAGAACATTCCGGATTGATAACGTAACACTTACTTTAACTGTAATAGCAAAATAGTCGAAGGAACTTTATTTTTGTATATTTCATTTAGATATAAAAGAAAATCTGCCAAGATGGAGTCTCAGATCCGCCAGAACTATCACCACGATTGCGAAGCTGCCATCAACCGGATGATCAACATGGAGATGTTTGCCTCCTACACCTACACTTCAATGGTAAGGAGTCTACCAAGATGACCGTTTTGTTGATCTACCTGTGTATTATTATTCCTGGGCCTAAATGCCATTTTTCACCTGACTTTTCTACAGGCCTAGACAATTAAAGAACCAAGAAATCTAACTCCCTGAAGTTCATGAGTTTTACTTTGTTATTAAGAGCTTTCAGGTAGATATAACATTCAAATGAAGTCGGGAATCTATCCTACCTTGGACAGAGCGCGTAACAACTCCTTGACGGGTTACTTGTCAGGTTACCAAGTAGACTACAGACTAGACTGATTCATGCCTTTGTCATCAAGTTTAGTTGCCACAACAAGAACAGAATGCTGTCATGTTCTTTCTTCTAAACACTGTTTTATGTTTATCCACCCAGGCTTTCTATTTCTCCCGTGACGATGTGGCTCTGCCTGGCTTCGCGCATTTCTTCAAGGAGAACAGCGACGAGGAGCGGGAGCACGCCGACAAGCTACTCTCCTTCCAGAACAAGAGAGGTGGACGCATTTTACTCCAGGACATCAAGGTGAGCCCCTGAGCATCTAAAACCCAGTTAGATTGTAGACTGATAGAAATGTCTTTACTCCATGGAGGAGAGTGTCTACAGCATTAAGTTGATCTAGAGAACCTGGAGTAGTCCTGAACATACTGCCTCTAACCACTGAACTGACAGTGTGAGGGGTGTAACTCTGTTCACTTTATCCTAACCTTAATGTCTGCTAGTAGTCCCTAACACTTCTGTGTTCACTCTGTCCTGTGTAGAAGCCAGAACGTGATGAGTGGGGCAATGGGCTGGAGGCCATGCAGTGTGCTCTGCAGCTGGAGAAGAATGTGAACCAGGCCCTGCTGGACCTGCACAAGATTGCCTCTGACAAGGTTGACCCCCATGTAAGTTATGGTGGATCTGCACATCACATGTATATATCACATAGAATACATGTTCTGTCCCAGGAGATGATCAGGTTGTTGTAGCTCTGATAACTAATGACACAAGATTGTGTGACCTGCTTCTTCACACGCACACAATAGTCCAGatgcacactctacacacacaatgcataaggggcggcaggttgcttagcggttagagcgttgagccagtaaccaaaaggttgctggatcgaatcctctagctgacaaggtaaaaatgtgttttgcccctgaacaaggctgttaacccactgttccacgttaggttgtcattgtaaataagaatttgttcctaacttatTTGCCTAGTGAAAAAAGCTGCAAACACCTCATTATCTGCACTTATGCCATTACCACCAGGCTCTCGTGTGTTACTGTATCTACAATAGTCTGTAGTTATTCTCTTGTCTGACGTGTTTTCCCTCTTTAGCTGTGTGACTTCCTGGAGACCCATTACCTGAATGAGCAGGTGGAGGCCATTAAGAAGCTGGGTGACCACATCACCAACCTCACCAAGATGGATGCTGTCAAAAACAAGATGGCAGAGTACCTGTTTGACAAGCACACCCTGGGAGGCCAGAGCTAAACCACTTCCATCCCCAGGCTACGGCATCCAGCCTCAGACCAGGACTCCTGGCTTCTGTGATAGATCCTACTGGCTTTGCATTTATAGGGAGGGGAGAGTGTTAAACTGGTGCAGTGCAACACAGCTGTAACATTGAGTTGTTTTTGTTGACAACACTATTGTATTTTGGATTCAAGGCATCTTGTAAAACAATTAAAATATCACTCAAGTTAATTTGTTTTCTAAGTGTTGACCTGTAGTTATGGATGTTGTAATAGTCTATTCAGGTTCTTTGCGCCGTCTTACTGAGCATCTCAACTTCCTAGTGATAAATACTGACAATTGTAGACCTACTAGTGACTGAGCGTCATAACAGAAGTTTAACATGAGGTTTATAAAGGACATTACCTCTGACAATAGTGTCTTCCACCATATCTTGTAATAGTGCCATGTCAATTAAGGGCCCAACTGTCAACTCTAGGTCCATAGGAGTAAAATGGGTAACTACAGTTGATGTAGACCTTCACTCTGCACGTCACAAGTTTAGAAGATGGCCTACAGGTCAATCATACCCTTGTGTCTTGCTCGGTAAATCAGTTAGCCAGCTGTTATGGTGTCTTTATCTAGTGATGGGAAGTTCGGCTCTTACTGACTCAAACAATGTTTACTCATTTTGTTTATATCACTTGGTAATGCCTAATAGTTCACCTACAGC
This genomic stretch from Salmo trutta chromosome 32, fSalTru1.1, whole genome shotgun sequence harbors:
- the LOC115170838 gene encoding ferritin, middle subunit, coding for MESQIRQNYHHDCEAAINRMINMEMFASYTYTSMAFYFSRDDVALPGFAHFFKENSDEEREHADKLLSFQNKRGGRILLQDIKKPERDEWGNGLEAMQCALQLEKNVNQALLDLHKIASDKVDPHLCDFLETHYLNEQVEAIKKLGDHITNLTKMDAVKNKMAEYLFDKHTLGGQS